aggaggaggttgctaggaattgtcctcctgatgtaccccctcatcagtggatggagttggttcattattggttctccgagagggcacaggtatattatctgcttattatcttttttttctaaatattttataaaaatattgatttttattatatattatatatataacaagttctttactttattttacagacttattctgctattggtagagctgcacgagcagctcagtctgttcctcatacatcggggtcgaagagttatgtacGACTCCGACAGAAGTTTGTatattccttaaactttcataattaacttttaatttttatgttgaaatatttatataactaatatcattatgtatcgtggatcatgtctgtatcatgatactcatatatttttttaaattattataactgtttgcttaaaattaaaattatttgtgtaggtggatgagcatgggagggaacccggacaagtggagttttaccggatgactcatactcatcaggatggtacttttgttcgagatgagtcgagagatttatatgtacggtattattaatattctattttttacaatgatttaaatttaattttgttagctattaatgtataacttttgttttcaaaaaaaatacaggagagggctacatctctcattgcggagcgtgacgatgagtccgcagcatctacgcagcagagccgtatcgaggccgaggtgttcacagagttgatgggaccagagcgctacgaccgagtgaggggttatggagtaggagtcacctccactcagttatctgaggttagtagatatacgcagcatgctgcagcagatgctcaggattcacgcgttcgcagactcgaggcagagatacaggagattagacagagtcgtgccgctgagatggaggagatgcgacagagccgtgccgagatacaggccatgaggggacagattgatcgccttacatctttattagagatgtatggtccatctcaggtaaacacataatattaaatatatatttttatattaatt
Above is a genomic segment from Elaeis guineensis isolate ETL-2024a chromosome 1, EG11, whole genome shotgun sequence containing:
- the LOC140858106 gene encoding uncharacterized protein; the encoded protein is MTHTHQDGTFVRDESRDLYERATSLIAERDDESAASTQQSRIEAEVFTELMGPERYDRVRGYGVGVTSTQLSEVSRYTQHAAADAQDSRVRRLEAEIQEIRQSRAAEMEEMRQSRAEIQAMRGQIDRLTSLLEMYGPSQAPGTSGTRRDSGTSRGDNDDHPPAD